From the Shewanella amazonensis SB2B genome, one window contains:
- a CDS encoding KpsF/GutQ family sugar-phosphate isomerase encodes MVDRKQLRQWGSKVIDIEKAALDNLYQFVDSDAFADACELILRCTGKVIVMGMGKSGHIGNKISATLASTGTPAFFVHPGEASHGDLGVLSDNDIVLAISNSGESSEILTLMPVIKRRGIPIISMTGKPESTMAKHSLLHLCIKVPEEACPLGLAPTSSTTATLVMGDALAVALLQAKGFTKDDFAMSHPGGALGRKLLLHVSDVMHKGDELPLVQDDICITDALYEISKKGLGMTAIVNASGALEGIFTDGDLRRVIDAQINLRQTSIADVMTRNCITIGEHILAAEALKLMDEKNINGLIVIDAERRPIGALNMLDMVKAGVI; translated from the coding sequence ATGGTAGACAGAAAACAACTGCGCCAATGGGGCAGCAAGGTTATCGATATCGAAAAAGCTGCACTGGACAACCTGTACCAGTTTGTCGACAGTGATGCCTTTGCCGACGCCTGCGAGCTTATCCTGCGCTGCACTGGCAAGGTTATCGTGATGGGTATGGGTAAATCCGGCCACATTGGCAACAAGATTTCCGCTACTCTGGCAAGCACAGGTACGCCGGCGTTTTTTGTTCATCCGGGGGAAGCGAGCCACGGTGATTTGGGCGTGCTCAGTGACAACGACATAGTGCTGGCCATCTCCAACTCCGGTGAGTCCAGTGAGATCCTCACCCTGATGCCAGTGATTAAACGCCGTGGTATTCCTATCATCTCCATGACTGGCAAGCCTGAGTCCACCATGGCCAAGCATTCCCTTTTGCACCTGTGTATCAAGGTGCCGGAAGAAGCCTGTCCCCTGGGGCTTGCCCCGACCTCATCCACCACAGCAACCCTGGTGATGGGTGATGCCCTGGCGGTCGCGCTGCTGCAGGCCAAAGGCTTTACCAAGGACGACTTTGCCATGTCACATCCCGGTGGTGCCCTGGGCCGCAAGTTACTGCTGCACGTCAGTGATGTCATGCATAAAGGAGACGAGCTGCCACTGGTACAGGATGATATCTGCATTACCGATGCCCTCTATGAAATCTCCAAGAAAGGCTTGGGAATGACGGCTATTGTGAACGCTTCTGGTGCCCTGGAAGGCATCTTTACCGACGGTGACCTGCGCCGGGTGATTGATGCGCAAATTAACCTGCGTCAAACCAGTATTGCCGATGTGATGACCCGCAACTGCATTACCATTGGTGAGCACATACTGGCTGCCGAAGCACTTAAACTGATGGACGAAAAAAATATCAACGGCCTGATTGTGATTGACGCCGAGCGACGCCCAATCGGCGCGCTCAACATGCTGGATATGGTTAAAGCAGGGGTGATCTGA
- the zapE gene encoding cell division protein ZapE translates to MSQLTPWQHYQQDLLKEGFSHDPAQEQAVKALQKVYEELIASAPAAGLFGRLGSKLGFGKKRHVRGLYLWGGVGRGKTYLMDTFYEALPFDAKLRAHFHRFMHQVHLDLDRLKGTRDPLVVIAKEMAAKVRVICFDEFFVSDITDAMLLGTLFEALFDEGVVLVATSNIIPDDLYRNGLQRARFLPAIALINRHCAVLNVDSGIDYRLRTLEQAEIYHFPLDAQSETNLLKYFDQLTPESEVQTAPIEVEGRQLSIRKQAQGVLLADFRALCDGPRSQRDYMELARLYHTVLLSGVEQMGARETGDDIARRFLALVDEFYERHVKLIISAEVALEDIYSEGLLSFEFRRCRSRLIEMQSHDYLALEHLP, encoded by the coding sequence GTGTCACAACTGACCCCCTGGCAGCATTATCAACAGGACTTGTTAAAAGAAGGCTTTTCCCACGATCCGGCCCAAGAGCAGGCAGTAAAGGCGTTGCAAAAAGTGTACGAAGAGCTTATTGCCAGTGCACCGGCCGCCGGACTTTTTGGTCGCCTTGGCAGTAAACTGGGATTCGGTAAAAAGCGCCATGTCAGGGGGCTCTATCTGTGGGGCGGCGTTGGCCGTGGTAAAACCTACCTGATGGACACCTTTTACGAAGCCTTGCCCTTTGACGCCAAGCTCAGGGCGCACTTCCACCGTTTTATGCATCAGGTGCATCTGGATCTCGATCGCCTCAAGGGCACCCGCGATCCTTTAGTGGTGATTGCCAAAGAGATGGCTGCCAAGGTTCGGGTGATTTGCTTTGATGAGTTTTTCGTCTCGGATATCACAGATGCCATGTTGCTTGGCACCCTGTTTGAAGCCCTGTTTGATGAAGGCGTAGTACTGGTTGCCACTTCCAACATCATCCCAGATGACCTGTATCGAAACGGGCTACAGCGGGCGCGCTTTTTGCCGGCCATAGCACTGATTAACCGCCACTGCGCCGTGCTGAATGTGGACTCCGGCATCGACTATCGCCTGCGTACGCTTGAGCAGGCCGAGATTTACCATTTTCCCCTGGATGCCCAGTCCGAGACCAACCTGCTTAAATATTTTGACCAGCTGACCCCTGAGTCTGAGGTGCAGACGGCTCCCATTGAAGTGGAAGGCCGTCAGCTGAGCATTCGTAAACAGGCCCAGGGAGTTCTCCTCGCAGACTTTCGAGCACTGTGCGATGGGCCGCGTAGCCAGCGTGACTATATGGAGCTTGCAAGGCTGTATCACACGGTATTGCTGTCGGGCGTCGAGCAGATGGGTGCCCGGGAAACCGGAGATGACATAGCTCGCCGATTCCTGGCGTTGGTGGATGAGTTTTACGAACGCCACGTGAAACTCATCATTTCTGCCGAGGTTGCCCTGGAAGATATCTATAGTGAAGGCCTGCTCAGTTTCGAGTTTCGTCGCTGCCGTTCCCGGTTAATTGAAATGCAGTCTCACGACTACCTGGCGCTGGAGCATCTGCCCTAG
- the mlaE gene encoding lipid asymmetry maintenance ABC transporter permease subunit MlaE — MALIDAVARLGRGAINQVAGMGRAGVMLWGAIFSVPKPQKGFPLLVKQLYVVGVQSLIIILVSGLFIGMVLALQGYTILVDFGTEESLGPMVALSLLRELGPVVTALLFAGRAGSALTAEIGLMKSTEQLSSLEMMAVDPLRQIIAPRFWAGVISMPLLALMFTAVGIWGGHIVGVEWKGIDNGAFWSILQASVEWRQDIVNCLIKSLVFAVVVTWIALYRGYEVVPNPEGISKATTSTVVQSSLAVLALDFLLTALMFG; from the coding sequence GTGGCGCTAATTGATGCAGTTGCACGCCTGGGGCGTGGCGCCATAAATCAGGTGGCCGGCATGGGCCGGGCGGGCGTGATGTTGTGGGGCGCCATCTTTTCCGTCCCCAAACCCCAAAAAGGTTTTCCGCTGCTGGTAAAGCAGCTTTATGTGGTCGGTGTGCAGTCGCTGATCATTATTCTGGTGTCAGGCCTCTTTATCGGCATGGTATTGGCGCTGCAGGGTTATACCATTCTGGTGGATTTTGGTACCGAAGAAAGTCTGGGCCCTATGGTGGCGCTGAGTTTGCTGCGGGAGCTGGGGCCTGTGGTCACAGCATTGCTGTTTGCCGGAAGGGCAGGGTCGGCGCTGACTGCTGAGATTGGCCTGATGAAGAGCACAGAGCAGCTCTCAAGCCTTGAAATGATGGCCGTTGATCCGCTGCGGCAAATTATCGCTCCCCGATTCTGGGCCGGTGTTATCAGTATGCCGCTGTTGGCGCTGATGTTTACCGCTGTGGGTATTTGGGGCGGTCATATCGTGGGCGTAGAGTGGAAAGGCATCGACAATGGCGCCTTCTGGTCGATTTTACAGGCGTCGGTTGAGTGGCGTCAGGACATAGTAAACTGTTTGATTAAAAGCCTGGTGTTTGCCGTAGTGGTGACCTGGATTGCTCTGTACCGCGGTTACGAAGTGGTGCCCAACCCGGAAGGGATAAGTAAGGCCACTACTTCTACCGTGGTGCAATCGAGTCTTGCCGTACTGGCATTGGATTTTTTGCTGACCGCCCTCATGTTTGGCTAA
- a CDS encoding calcium/sodium antiporter: MLLNILMLVAGLAVLVWSADKFVYGAAAFARNLGLPPMLIGLTIVAMGSSAPEMFVAATASMDGMRDTAVGNVLGSNVANITLILGLTAMIGAIAVSSQTLKREIPMMLAATALAGYFLHDGFLTRTEGWVLMGAFLLLMLYLIWHALTNKDPDPLAAEADEEIPRDVPTSKALIWLVVGIILLPLSADWMVDGAVGIAKYYGLSDLVIGLTIIAVGTSLPELAACVASALKKEDDLAIGNIVGSNMFNILAVLALPGIIAPGVVDAQAVSRDFYMVMATSIALALFVLLSGKDRELKRWHGGLFLVVFIGYQFVLFQAH, encoded by the coding sequence ATGTTACTCAACATCTTAATGCTTGTTGCAGGTCTGGCGGTTTTGGTATGGAGCGCCGACAAATTTGTTTACGGTGCCGCAGCCTTCGCCCGTAATCTGGGCCTGCCCCCTATGCTCATTGGTCTGACGATTGTTGCCATGGGCAGTTCCGCCCCTGAAATGTTTGTGGCCGCCACTGCGTCTATGGATGGCATGCGCGATACCGCCGTGGGCAACGTGCTTGGCTCCAATGTCGCCAACATCACCCTGATTTTGGGCTTGACCGCCATGATAGGCGCCATCGCCGTCAGCTCTCAAACCCTCAAGCGGGAAATTCCCATGATGCTGGCCGCCACGGCGCTGGCAGGTTATTTTCTCCATGATGGCTTCCTCACCCGCACCGAAGGTTGGGTCCTTATGGGAGCCTTTTTACTGCTGATGCTGTATCTCATCTGGCATGCGCTGACCAACAAGGACCCGGACCCGCTGGCCGCTGAAGCCGATGAAGAGATCCCAAGAGATGTGCCTACTTCCAAGGCCCTGATTTGGCTGGTTGTCGGCATAATACTTTTGCCGCTCTCTGCCGATTGGATGGTGGATGGCGCCGTGGGCATCGCCAAATACTATGGCCTGTCGGATCTGGTTATTGGTCTCACCATTATTGCCGTGGGCACCAGTCTGCCTGAGCTTGCCGCCTGTGTGGCCAGCGCACTGAAGAAAGAAGATGACCTGGCAATAGGCAATATTGTCGGCTCCAACATGTTTAACATCCTGGCTGTTCTCGCTCTGCCCGGCATCATCGCCCCCGGCGTAGTCGATGCACAGGCTGTCAGCCGTGACTTTTACATGGTAATGGCCACCAGCATCGCACTGGCGCTCTTTGTGCTTTTGAGCGGCAAAGATCGCGAACTCAAACGCTGGCACGGCGGTTTATTCCTTGTGGTATTTATCGGTTATCAGTTCGTGCTGTTCCAGGCACACTGA
- a CDS encoding BolA family protein, whose protein sequence is MDCKQIEEILTQALGLEEVHVTSDGSHYQVVAVGECFDGMSRIKQQQAIYAPLMDHITSGALHALSIKTFTPTQWKREKIFNMPL, encoded by the coding sequence ATGGATTGCAAACAGATTGAAGAGATTTTGACCCAGGCTTTGGGTCTCGAGGAAGTGCATGTGACTTCCGATGGCAGCCACTATCAGGTCGTGGCGGTAGGTGAGTGTTTTGACGGTATGAGCCGCATCAAACAACAGCAGGCCATATACGCACCCCTGATGGATCACATCACCAGTGGTGCCCTGCATGCACTCAGCATCAAAACTTTCACGCCAACCCAATGGAAGCGTGAAAAAATCTTCAACATGCCGCTCTAA
- a CDS encoding DegQ family serine endoprotease: MKAKLSLVSAAILGATLTLGTLPAYASLPVAVDGQQLPSLAPMLEKTTPAVVSVAVSGTHVSKQRVPDVFRYFFGPNAPQEQVRERPFRGLGSGVIIDADKGYIVTNNHVIDGADTIQIGLLDGREFEAKLIGSDSESDIALLQIKADKLTEIKSADSDAIHVGDFAVAIGNPFGLGQTVTSGIVSALGRSGLGIEMLENFIQTDAAINSGNSGGALVNLRGELIGINTAIVAPGGGNVGIGFAIPANMMHSLVDQIIEHGEVRRGVLGISGRELDSKLAEGFGLDSQHGAFVNEVMPDSAADDAGIKAGDIIISVDGRKIKSFQELRAKIGTLGAGAKVELGIIRDGKNKTVKVTLGEASNQTASADELHPQLAGANLESTSKGVEIMEVQEGSPAALSGLRKGDIIVGVNRTAVKDLKELREQLKEQDGAAALKVLRGKSIRYLVLR; this comes from the coding sequence ATGAAAGCAAAACTCTCCCTCGTATCCGCCGCTATTTTAGGTGCAACCCTGACCCTTGGCACCCTGCCCGCTTATGCCTCTTTGCCGGTAGCCGTTGACGGACAGCAGCTGCCAAGCCTTGCGCCCATGTTGGAAAAAACCACTCCGGCTGTGGTCTCGGTTGCTGTGTCGGGTACCCATGTCTCCAAGCAGCGGGTCCCCGATGTATTCCGCTATTTTTTTGGTCCCAACGCGCCTCAGGAGCAGGTTCGTGAACGCCCCTTTCGCGGACTGGGCTCGGGCGTCATTATCGATGCAGACAAGGGCTATATAGTCACCAACAACCACGTTATTGATGGCGCAGACACCATACAGATTGGTTTGCTCGATGGGCGCGAATTTGAAGCCAAGCTCATCGGCAGCGACAGTGAATCCGATATTGCGTTGCTGCAAATCAAGGCGGATAAACTGACCGAGATTAAGTCGGCCGACTCAGATGCCATCCACGTGGGCGACTTCGCCGTAGCCATAGGCAACCCCTTTGGTCTGGGCCAAACAGTGACCTCAGGCATAGTCTCTGCCTTGGGCCGCAGTGGTCTGGGTATCGAGATGCTGGAAAACTTTATCCAAACCGACGCGGCTATCAATAGCGGTAACTCAGGCGGCGCACTGGTGAATCTTCGTGGCGAGCTGATTGGTATCAATACCGCCATCGTTGCTCCCGGCGGCGGCAACGTGGGTATAGGTTTTGCCATTCCCGCCAACATGATGCATTCACTGGTGGATCAGATTATCGAACATGGTGAAGTGCGCCGCGGTGTACTCGGCATCTCCGGACGTGAGCTCGACAGTAAACTGGCCGAAGGCTTTGGTCTGGACTCCCAGCACGGTGCCTTTGTGAATGAAGTCATGCCAGACAGCGCAGCCGACGACGCTGGCATCAAAGCCGGTGACATCATCATCAGCGTTGATGGCCGTAAGATTAAGAGCTTCCAGGAACTGCGCGCCAAAATAGGCACTCTGGGCGCCGGTGCCAAGGTGGAACTGGGCATCATCCGCGACGGCAAAAACAAGACAGTGAAGGTCACGTTGGGCGAAGCGTCCAATCAAACAGCCTCCGCTGATGAGTTGCACCCTCAGCTGGCCGGTGCAAATCTCGAAAGCACCTCCAAAGGGGTTGAAATCATGGAAGTACAGGAAGGCTCCCCTGCCGCTCTGAGCGGTCTGCGCAAGGGTGATATCATAGTGGGTGTCAATCGCACTGCCGTGAAAGACCTGAAAGAGCTCAGAGAGCAACTGAAAGAACAGGATGGCGCTGCCGCCCTGAAAGTACTGCGAGGAAAGAGCATCCGTTATCTCGTACTGAGATAA
- the murA gene encoding UDP-N-acetylglucosamine 1-carboxyvinyltransferase, which produces MDKLSIQSGGPLAGTVVISGAKNAALPILMAGVLAESPFVLTNVPSLRDVDTSCKLLRCLGAEVTQDGDRITIDSSRIDHFVAPYELVKTMRASILILGPLLARFGTADVSLPGGCAIGARPVNLHLHGLEQMGAKIEVKEGYIKARVDGRLKGAHIFMDMVSVGATENLLMAAALADGVTVIENAAREPEVIDLANCLVAMGAQISGIGTATLKITGVERLNGCDYRVMPDRIETGTFLVAAAVTRGRIRCENADPSSLESVLAKLEDAGAEINTGDDWIELDMHGKRPKAVNIKTAPYPAFPTDMQAQFCVLNCLAEGTGTITETIFENRFMHVPELMRMGANMELEGHTCIVHGVERLSGAQVMATDLRASASLVIAGLMADGTTLVDRIYHLDRGYEHIETKFEGLGGKVVRVK; this is translated from the coding sequence GTGGATAAGCTTTCTATTCAGTCCGGCGGTCCTCTTGCCGGGACTGTGGTTATTTCCGGTGCCAAAAATGCCGCGCTGCCCATTTTGATGGCAGGGGTACTGGCCGAGTCCCCATTTGTATTGACCAATGTACCAAGCCTGCGCGACGTGGATACCAGCTGTAAGCTGCTGCGTTGCCTGGGGGCTGAAGTCACTCAGGATGGCGATCGCATCACCATTGATTCGTCGCGTATCGATCATTTCGTTGCGCCTTACGAGTTGGTGAAAACCATGCGCGCTTCAATTTTGATTTTGGGACCTCTGCTCGCCCGCTTCGGCACTGCTGATGTGTCTCTGCCGGGTGGCTGCGCCATTGGTGCCCGCCCCGTAAACCTGCACCTGCACGGCCTGGAGCAGATGGGTGCCAAAATCGAGGTGAAGGAAGGTTATATCAAGGCCCGGGTAGACGGTCGTCTCAAGGGCGCCCATATCTTTATGGATATGGTAAGCGTAGGTGCTACCGAAAACTTGCTCATGGCTGCAGCGCTGGCTGATGGCGTCACCGTGATTGAAAACGCGGCCCGAGAGCCTGAGGTTATCGACCTTGCCAATTGTCTGGTTGCCATGGGCGCTCAAATCAGCGGTATAGGCACCGCCACGTTGAAAATTACCGGCGTTGAGCGTTTGAATGGATGTGATTACCGCGTGATGCCGGATCGTATCGAAACCGGTACTTTCCTGGTGGCCGCCGCCGTGACCCGTGGTCGCATCCGCTGCGAAAATGCCGACCCATCTTCTCTGGAGTCAGTGCTCGCCAAGCTCGAAGATGCCGGCGCCGAAATCAACACCGGCGACGATTGGATTGAGCTGGACATGCATGGAAAGCGCCCCAAAGCGGTAAACATCAAAACCGCACCTTATCCGGCGTTTCCCACCGACATGCAGGCTCAGTTTTGTGTGCTCAACTGTTTGGCCGAAGGTACTGGCACAATCACAGAGACTATCTTCGAAAACCGCTTTATGCACGTGCCTGAGCTGATGCGTATGGGCGCCAACATGGAGCTGGAAGGTCACACCTGCATAGTACACGGTGTTGAGCGCTTGAGCGGTGCCCAGGTCATGGCCACCGATTTGCGTGCCTCTGCGAGCCTGGTGATTGCTGGTTTGATGGCCGACGGTACTACGCTGGTGGACCGTATCTATCACCTCGACCGTGGCTACGAACACATTGAGACCAAGTTCGAAGGCCTCGGTGGCAAGGTCGTTCGGGTGAAGTAA
- a CDS encoding MlaC/ttg2D family ABC transporter substrate-binding protein, giving the protein MFRAVLTLIVSLFCIQVQAETVDSKNPYNMIQVVADKTFKRFHADKAKIDADANHLKVIVREELMPYVDYKYASYKVLGQYLKETSEDERNRFVEAFEGYLVTTYAQAFTEYTNQTVEYAPAVDFKDEKIVDVNVRIIESGRPPIKLLFKARRLKDDSWKAFDLVAEGVSLLQSKQSEITGLIRQKGIEQVIVMLNEKAATSVTKGTKAAAN; this is encoded by the coding sequence ATGTTTAGAGCAGTACTCACGTTAATTGTCAGCCTCTTTTGTATTCAGGTTCAGGCTGAAACCGTGGACAGTAAAAACCCCTACAACATGATCCAGGTTGTGGCTGATAAAACCTTCAAGCGATTTCATGCCGATAAGGCCAAAATCGATGCCGATGCCAATCACCTCAAGGTGATAGTGCGCGAAGAGTTGATGCCCTACGTGGATTACAAATATGCTTCTTACAAGGTACTGGGACAGTATCTGAAAGAGACCAGCGAGGACGAACGTAACCGCTTTGTTGAGGCCTTTGAAGGTTATCTGGTGACTACCTATGCCCAGGCGTTTACCGAGTACACCAATCAAACGGTGGAATATGCCCCGGCAGTGGACTTCAAAGACGAAAAGATTGTGGACGTGAACGTGCGCATCATTGAGTCGGGCCGTCCACCAATCAAACTGCTGTTCAAAGCTCGTCGCCTCAAAGACGACAGCTGGAAAGCCTTCGACCTGGTGGCAGAAGGCGTGAGCCTGCTGCAGTCGAAACAGTCGGAAATCACGGGGCTGATTCGCCAGAAAGGCATAGAGCAGGTGATAGTCATGCTCAACGAAAAGGCCGCCACGTCTGTGACCAAGGGCACCAAGGCGGCCGCCAATTGA
- the mlaD gene encoding outer membrane lipid asymmetry maintenance protein MlaD codes for MLSRKVEIWVGLFLLAGIAAFLVLVFKVANVEVQAGNSSYTLYARFANVGGLKVRSPVKVGGVVVGRVSKIELDPERLVAVVSLSMDGRYRNFPETSSLSILTSGLLGEQFLGLTPGFVDDDIAMLKDGDRIADTKSALVLEDLIGQFLYSMGSKD; via the coding sequence ATGTTGTCACGGAAAGTTGAGATTTGGGTTGGTTTGTTCCTGCTTGCGGGCATCGCCGCCTTTTTGGTGTTGGTCTTTAAGGTGGCTAATGTTGAGGTGCAGGCGGGAAACAGCAGCTACACCCTCTATGCCAGATTTGCCAATGTGGGCGGTCTGAAGGTGCGTTCGCCGGTGAAGGTTGGCGGTGTGGTCGTGGGGCGGGTCAGTAAGATTGAACTCGACCCCGAGCGGCTGGTTGCTGTGGTCAGTCTGTCCATGGACGGCCGCTATCGCAATTTTCCGGAAACCAGCAGCCTGTCTATCCTCACATCCGGCTTGCTGGGTGAGCAATTCCTGGGCTTAACCCCAGGGTTTGTCGATGACGATATTGCCATGTTGAAAGACGGAGACCGGATTGCTGATACCAAGTCGGCGCTGGTATTGGAAGATCTGATAGGGCAATTCCTTTACAGCATGGGTTCCAAGGATTAA
- the degS gene encoding outer membrane-stress sensor serine endopeptidase DegS, translating into MKSALLYLGKAVLFGLVMAAVFLLAQNYLGNDHGNLFRDRGNGGSELSFAKAVRRAAPAVANIYNISIDQRQPLNSGALQGLGSGVIISKEGYILTNYHVIKKADEIVIALQDGRRFSAEVVGSDPETDLSVLKIEGDKLPVVPLNLTTPPQVGDVVLAIGNPYNLGQTITQGIISATGRNGLSSGYQDFLQTDAAINAGNSGGALIDTNGDVIGINTAAYQIGDEGGGHGISFAIPIRLAYSIMGKLIEHGRVIRGALGISGEALTPFMAQVLKMQEVRGVLVTGVDRNGPAADAQMQPRDVIIEYGGESVVSAEMLMDRIAETKPGTEVQMTIIRQGKAYTLPVIIGEKATEYN; encoded by the coding sequence ATGAAAAGCGCTTTACTCTATTTAGGCAAAGCCGTGCTCTTTGGCTTAGTGATGGCCGCCGTGTTTCTTCTCGCGCAAAACTACCTGGGTAACGACCATGGCAACCTGTTCCGGGATCGTGGCAATGGTGGCAGCGAACTTTCTTTTGCCAAGGCGGTCAGACGTGCCGCACCCGCGGTCGCCAACATATACAACATCAGCATAGATCAGCGCCAACCGCTCAACAGTGGCGCACTCCAGGGGCTTGGCTCGGGGGTGATCATCAGCAAGGAAGGCTACATACTCACCAACTACCACGTTATCAAGAAGGCAGATGAAATTGTCATCGCCCTGCAGGATGGCCGGCGTTTCAGCGCCGAAGTGGTTGGCTCGGATCCGGAAACAGACCTGAGCGTACTCAAAATTGAAGGGGATAAGCTGCCTGTGGTGCCACTTAACCTCACCACCCCGCCCCAGGTAGGTGACGTGGTGCTGGCCATCGGCAATCCCTATAACCTGGGTCAAACCATTACCCAGGGCATTATCAGTGCCACAGGTCGTAACGGTTTGAGCTCCGGTTATCAGGACTTCCTGCAGACCGATGCGGCCATTAACGCGGGCAACTCGGGTGGTGCCCTGATAGATACCAATGGCGATGTGATAGGCATCAACACCGCCGCCTACCAGATAGGTGATGAAGGCGGTGGACACGGCATCAGCTTTGCGATTCCCATCCGCCTCGCCTACTCCATCATGGGTAAACTCATCGAACACGGCCGGGTGATCCGCGGTGCCCTTGGGATTTCCGGCGAGGCGCTGACACCCTTTATGGCGCAGGTGCTAAAAATGCAGGAAGTTCGCGGCGTACTGGTGACAGGCGTGGATCGCAACGGACCGGCAGCCGATGCCCAGATGCAACCCAGGGATGTGATTATTGAATATGGCGGTGAAAGTGTGGTCAGTGCTGAAATGCTGATGGACCGCATTGCAGAAACCAAACCCGGTACCGAAGTGCAGATGACCATCATTCGCCAGGGCAAGGCTTACACCTTACCCGTGATTATCGGCGAGAAGGCAACCGAGTATAACTAA
- the rplM gene encoding 50S ribosomal protein L13, with protein MKTFTAKPETVSRDWYVVDAEGKTLGRIATEIASRLRGKHKPEYTPHVDTGDYIIVINAEKVTVTGNKAAGKMYYSHSGFPGGIKEINFEKLQAHKPEMIIEKAVKGMLPKGPLGRAMFRKLKVYAGAEHNHAAQQPQVLDI; from the coding sequence ATGAAGACTTTTACTGCCAAGCCAGAAACTGTATCTCGTGACTGGTACGTTGTTGACGCCGAAGGTAAGACTCTGGGTCGCATCGCTACTGAAATTGCTAGCCGTCTGCGCGGTAAGCACAAGCCTGAGTACACTCCTCACGTTGACACCGGTGACTACATCATCGTTATCAATGCTGAGAAAGTGACTGTGACTGGCAACAAAGCTGCAGGCAAGATGTACTACTCTCACTCTGGTTTCCCAGGCGGCATCAAAGAAATCAACTTTGAAAAGCTGCAGGCTCACAAGCCAGAAATGATCATCGAGAAAGCAGTCAAGGGTATGTTGCCAAAAGGCCCGCTGGGTCGTGCTATGTTCCGCAAGCTGAAAGTATACGCTGGCGCCGAGCACAACCACGCTGCACAACAACCTCAAGTTCTTGATATCTAA
- the mlaF gene encoding phospholipid ABC transporter ATP-binding protein MlaF, producing the protein MNHESDVLVEVRNLGFSRGERVIYEDISLSIPKGKVTAIMGPSGIGKTTLLKLIAGQLVPDHGEVLFDGVNIHDISRSELFELRKRMSMLFQSGALFTDMNVFDNIAFALREHSGLDEAIIRRIVLMKLEAVGLRGAAMLMPSELSGGMQRRVALARAIALEPEMVMYDEPFAGQDPISMGVLVKLIRELSDALNLTSVVVSHDVGEVLGIADYVYVIAEKRIIAQGTPAQLKSSHDPRLRQFIGGEPDGPVPFHYPANDYMKELTGGAN; encoded by the coding sequence ATGAATCATGAGTCCGACGTATTGGTCGAAGTCCGTAATTTGGGTTTCAGCCGCGGCGAACGTGTCATCTATGAAGATATCAGTCTGTCGATTCCCAAGGGCAAGGTCACTGCCATCATGGGCCCCAGCGGTATTGGCAAAACCACCTTGTTGAAACTCATTGCCGGGCAATTGGTACCGGATCACGGTGAGGTCCTCTTCGACGGGGTGAATATTCACGACATCAGCCGAAGTGAACTCTTTGAACTGCGTAAACGTATGAGCATGTTGTTTCAAAGCGGTGCGCTGTTCACCGACATGAACGTGTTTGACAATATCGCCTTCGCGCTGCGTGAACATTCGGGGCTTGATGAAGCCATTATTCGACGCATCGTGCTGATGAAACTCGAAGCCGTCGGCCTCAGGGGCGCGGCCATGTTGATGCCGAGCGAACTGTCCGGCGGTATGCAGAGACGTGTTGCCTTGGCCCGTGCCATTGCCCTCGAGCCGGAAATGGTGATGTATGACGAGCCCTTTGCCGGACAGGATCCCATTTCCATGGGGGTACTGGTCAAGCTTATCCGTGAACTGTCAGATGCCTTGAATCTGACATCGGTGGTGGTGTCCCACGACGTGGGTGAGGTGCTGGGTATTGCTGACTATGTCTATGTGATTGCGGAAAAGCGCATTATCGCTCAAGGCACTCCGGCACAGCTTAAGTCATCCCATGACCCCAGATTGCGGCAGTTTATCGGCGGCGAACCCGATGGTCCTGTGCCTTTTCATTATCCTGCCAACGATTATATGAAGGAGTTAACCGGTGGCGCTAATTGA
- a CDS encoding STAS domain-containing protein yields the protein MITLTPQGNTLSVAGRLDAAVVKQLWPEVATLVPADTSCLDLRQLSYSDSAGVAFLLELWQRAHSRGQSITLMSPSPQLGKLIALYDLEAFFVEEA from the coding sequence TTGATTACCCTGACCCCGCAAGGGAACACGCTGTCGGTGGCCGGTCGATTGGATGCGGCTGTCGTCAAACAGCTGTGGCCGGAGGTAGCCACTTTAGTGCCAGCCGACACATCCTGTTTGGATTTGCGGCAATTGTCCTACAGTGACAGTGCCGGTGTCGCATTTTTGCTGGAATTATGGCAACGTGCCCATAGCCGTGGCCAGAGTATTACCCTGATGTCTCCATCGCCTCAGCTTGGTAAACTCATCGCCCTTTATGATTTAGAAGCCTTCTTCGTGGAAGAAGCCTAG